The segment ACCTCCGCGACCGGGCGCAGGCGATCGTCCTCGCCTACCAGACGGGCCTCTTCGACGACGCGTGAGCGCCGGGCTCCTACCTCCGGAGGACCCCGCCTGCGCCACGCGTCGTAGGTGCGTCACGACCTCGCGACGACGCACGTCGGAGCCGTCGTACCTAGCGTCGAGGTGTCCCCAAGAAGCGTCCCGAGATCACGGAGGAACCCCATGATCACCATCGACTCACTCACCAAGAAGTACGGCCGCACCACCGTGGTGGACGGCGTCAGCTTCGTCGCCCGACCCGGCCGGGTCACCGGCTTCCTGGGCCCCAACGGCGCCGGCAAGTCCACCACGATGCGCATGGTCGTGGGCCTGACGAAGCCCACCTCGGGCTCCTCGACGGTCGCCGGCCGCCCGTTCGCAGAGCTGTCCAACCCGGGCCGGGAGATCGGCGTGATGCTCGACGCGTCGGCCCAGCACGCCGGTCGGACCGGCCGCGAGATCCTCACGATCGTCCAGCAGATGCTGGGCCTCCCCGCCCGGCGGGTGGAGGAGATGCTCGACCTGGTCAGCCTCACTCCCGCCGAGGCCGATCGCCGCGTCGGCAACTACTCCCTCGGCATGCGTCAGCGGCTCGGGATCGCGACCGCACTCATCGGCAACCCCGGTGTGCTGATGCTCGACGAACCGGCCAACGGGCTCGATCCCGCCGGCATCCGCTGGATGCGCGACCTGCTCCGCGACTTCGCCGACCGGGGCGGGACGGTGCTGCTGTCCTCGCACCTGCTCCGCGAGGTCGAGGTCATCGCCGACGACATCGTGATGATCGGGCACGGTCGGGTCGTGTGCGAGGGCACCAAGGCCGACCTCGTCCGGTCCCTCGGGACCGTCGTCCGCGCCGACGACACAGCGGCCCTGCGCCGGGCCCTGCACGCGTCCGGCGTCGACACGGACGTCAGCGACGAGGGCACCGTCACCACGACCGCGGAGCCGGCCCACGTCGGCCACGTCGCCTTCAGGGCGGGCGTCGCGCTCACCGAGCTCCGCACCGCCGACGGCGGTCTCGAGGACATGTTCCTCGAGCTGACCGCCGACACCCAACGAGAAGTCACCCCGTCCAGGAAGAACCGCCGAGAGAGGAAAGCGGCATGAGCACCATGGCCCCACCGACGTACCACCCTGTCCACGAGCAGCACGAGGACCAGCCGGGCATCCCGCTGGCACGCGTCGTCCGCGTCGAGCTGCGCAAGATGTTCGACACGCGTTCCGGGTTCTGGCTCATCGCCAGCCTGGTGATCCTGGGCGTCGTCGCCACGATCGGGACGATCCTCTTCGCACCCGACGACCAGCTCACCCACAACACGTTCGCTGCGGCGATCGGCTTCCCGATGACGATCGTGCTCCCCATCATCGCCATCCTCGCGATCACCGGAGAGTGGAGCCAGCGCACCGGACTCACCACGTTCACCCTCGTCCCGAACCGCGGGCGGGTGCTCCTGGCCAAGACCGTCGCGTCCGTGGTCGTGGGCATCGCGTCGATGCTCGTCGCCCTCGTCGTGGGTGTCGTC is part of the Nocardioides cavernae genome and harbors:
- a CDS encoding ABC transporter permease subunit; this encodes MSTMAPPTYHPVHEQHEDQPGIPLARVVRVELRKMFDTRSGFWLIASLVILGVVATIGTILFAPDDQLTHNTFAAAIGFPMTIVLPIIAILAITGEWSQRTGLTTFTLVPNRGRVLLAKTVASVVVGIASMLVALVVGVVGNLVGTAITGTDLVWDLSAAQFGTIVIGSLLCLLTGTMLGMVIRSSPGALVTYFVLTLVLPTLFGILATSQPDFVDIRPWVDAELARSFLFEGPPQGEQWAQVAVTAALWLVLPALLGLRAVLRSEVK
- a CDS encoding ABC transporter ATP-binding protein: MITIDSLTKKYGRTTVVDGVSFVARPGRVTGFLGPNGAGKSTTMRMVVGLTKPTSGSSTVAGRPFAELSNPGREIGVMLDASAQHAGRTGREILTIVQQMLGLPARRVEEMLDLVSLTPAEADRRVGNYSLGMRQRLGIATALIGNPGVLMLDEPANGLDPAGIRWMRDLLRDFADRGGTVLLSSHLLREVEVIADDIVMIGHGRVVCEGTKADLVRSLGTVVRADDTAALRRALHASGVDTDVSDEGTVTTTAEPAHVGHVAFRAGVALTELRTADGGLEDMFLELTADTQREVTPSRKNRRERKAA